In the Actinomycetota bacterium genome, one interval contains:
- a CDS encoding ATP-binding protein yields MTVKPVSGGDGRVPRGTFFPAVLLLFGTAALVPFVFSYFVDDPFRWLSDSGPAVRVTVLLLVGVFVGITWREHRRAAAAAAAERRRVLLDTLLDSRLAIIERLVEGPDRLKGGLPLEDVMRLLLQAAVDGAGAQDGTIDFFEQKDHDVAVVQTISSDPATEVGWPRLPSVEIPLVLHEQLVGLLTLHLSKPSEALDRVRLHALERFAGRAAKLIERAKTVGAEHASAAYLEASNLVKSRFLTTISHELRTPLTSIIGYTKTLDNHWDRLEPEQKREFVREIDKQGSRLRRLVERILEAARVELQGVVIQPIPHDVRTSVQKALAPFVATEGHRIKLGLPDGPVEAEIDPFVVDQVLSNLVDNALRYTSGDVRVSLDCYRSSVTMSVTDHGDGIDPKQLNLVLEPLYRIDENVQSGTGLGLHIVRTLVGSHGGRGEIRSGSTGTSIAIKLPRTTGSRISGMTAHPRGMIQAI; encoded by the coding sequence GTGACGGTGAAGCCGGTCTCGGGGGGCGATGGCCGGGTGCCGAGGGGGACCTTCTTCCCAGCCGTCTTGTTGCTGTTCGGGACGGCAGCTTTGGTGCCGTTCGTGTTCAGCTACTTCGTCGACGACCCGTTCCGGTGGCTGAGCGACTCGGGGCCGGCGGTGCGGGTGACGGTTCTCCTCCTCGTCGGCGTCTTCGTCGGGATCACCTGGAGAGAGCACCGGCGCGCGGCTGCCGCGGCCGCGGCCGAGCGCCGGCGGGTCCTGCTCGACACCCTCCTCGACAGCCGGCTCGCCATCATCGAGCGGCTCGTCGAGGGGCCGGATCGGCTGAAGGGCGGATTACCGCTGGAGGACGTCATGAGGTTGCTCCTGCAGGCAGCAGTGGACGGCGCCGGCGCGCAGGATGGAACGATCGACTTCTTCGAGCAGAAGGACCATGACGTCGCCGTCGTCCAGACCATCAGCAGCGATCCGGCAACCGAGGTGGGTTGGCCACGCCTTCCGTCGGTCGAGATCCCGCTCGTCCTGCACGAGCAGCTGGTCGGGCTGTTGACCCTTCACCTTTCCAAGCCGTCCGAAGCGCTGGACCGCGTCAGGCTGCACGCGCTCGAGCGGTTCGCCGGCCGCGCGGCGAAGCTCATCGAGCGGGCGAAGACCGTGGGAGCGGAGCACGCATCGGCTGCGTATCTCGAGGCCTCGAACCTGGTGAAGTCACGCTTCTTGACGACAATCTCGCACGAGCTGCGCACGCCGTTGACGTCGATCATCGGCTACACGAAGACGTTGGATAACCACTGGGACCGCCTGGAGCCCGAGCAGAAGCGGGAGTTCGTGCGAGAGATCGACAAGCAGGGGAGCCGGTTGCGGAGGCTGGTCGAGCGGATCCTGGAGGCCGCGCGCGTGGAGCTCCAGGGGGTGGTGATCCAGCCTATTCCGCACGATGTGCGGACGTCTGTTCAGAAGGCGCTGGCCCCGTTCGTCGCCACCGAAGGGCATCGGATCAAGCTGGGGCTCCCGGACGGCCCGGTTGAGGCGGAGATCGATCCTTTCGTGGTGGATCAGGTGCTTTCGAACCTGGTGGACAACGCGCTTCGGTACACCAGCGGCGACGTCAGGGTGTCATTGGACTGCTATCGGAGCTCCGTCACGATGTCCGTCACCGACCACGGAGACGGGATCGATCCGAAGCAGCTGAACCTCGTTCTGGAGCCGCTCTACCGCATCGACGAGAACGTCCAGAGCGGCACCGGGCTCGGCTTGCACATCGTCAGGACCCTGG